A region from the Candidatus Electrothrix scaldis genome encodes:
- a CDS encoding nitroreductase family protein, translated as MLLRELITRNRSYRRFYQDIPVDLETLRQLVDLARLSASAANKQPLKYFLVSDPAKNAEVFSCLGWAGYLSNWHGPEQGERPSAYIILLEDTNIGQASDCDHGIAAQSILLGATALGLGGCMIGSVHKEKLGGFLDIPAHCTIRLVIALGKPKENVVIESVQEDGNIRYWRTEDDRHHVPKRSLDEIIIGQVD; from the coding sequence ATGCTTCTCAGAGAACTCATCACCCGCAATAGATCCTACCGTCGCTTTTATCAGGACATCCCTGTGGATCTGGAAACATTACGGCAGCTGGTTGATCTTGCCCGGCTCTCTGCCTCCGCAGCAAATAAACAGCCACTGAAATATTTTCTAGTAAGCGATCCGGCAAAAAACGCAGAAGTCTTCTCCTGCCTGGGCTGGGCAGGCTATCTCAGCAACTGGCACGGGCCTGAACAAGGCGAGCGCCCCAGCGCCTATATTATTCTTCTGGAAGACACCAACATCGGTCAGGCCTCTGACTGCGACCACGGCATTGCAGCCCAGAGTATCCTCCTTGGCGCCACTGCGTTAGGGCTGGGTGGCTGCATGATCGGCTCTGTTCATAAGGAAAAGCTGGGCGGATTTCTCGACATTCCTGCTCATTGCACCATCCGCTTGGTTATAGCCCTGGGCAAGCCTAAGGAAAATGTTGTTATCGAATCGGTGCAGGAGGACGGCAACATCCGCTATTGGCGCACAGAAGACGATAGGCACCATGTCCCGAAAAGATCTTTGGATGAAATTATCATCGGTCAGGTGGACTAA
- a CDS encoding DUF2721 domain-containing protein, with translation MDLTLTSPALLFPAISLLLVAYTTRFRTISERIRILHAQFTETPTESIVGQIDTLRKRVYLIRNMQACGVASFFLCVLCLFTLFAGSLFLSKLIFVISLILLMISLVFSFWEVLLSVHALELQLSDIEAHLPKKKNYSFPKSKDLTARLRKKTNEE, from the coding sequence ATGGACCTGACATTGACATCGCCTGCCCTCCTGTTTCCGGCAATCTCCCTTTTGCTGGTGGCCTACACCACCCGCTTCAGAACCATCAGTGAACGCATTCGCATACTCCACGCCCAGTTTACCGAGACCCCTACAGAAAGCATCGTTGGTCAGATCGACACCCTGCGCAAGCGAGTCTATCTGATCCGCAACATGCAGGCCTGCGGAGTGGCCAGTTTTTTCCTCTGCGTGCTCTGCCTGTTCACCCTGTTTGCTGGCAGTCTCTTTCTCAGCAAACTCATCTTTGTCATTAGCCTTATTTTACTGATGATTTCCCTAGTGTTCTCCTTTTGGGAAGTCCTTTTATCCGTGCATGCCCTTGAGCTGCAACTAAGTGATATCGAAGCACATCTGCCCAAGAAAAAAAACTACTCTTTTCCCAAGAGCAAGGACCTTACCGCGAGGCTACGCAAAAAAACAAATGAAGAATAG
- a CDS encoding SRPBCC family protein has protein sequence MSATSRHRSKIKALLLLGASLPALFFLQVNTWAGTSQSDSEETQSAISLSAEERQAVEKREVIVREQPTQGKPGKAFEAVAIIKAKPELIRDMVQDYASYPEFMPNVSRIEILEQDEHTALINQYLALPLGKSKKYRIRLESSEPDAHTILIQWQLQPWPELKPEETIQDTSGFWRIEELDAGRSLVLYHVSTDPGKIPFGLGWIVDYLSKDSVPEILTKTRERAEKKASALLKGQEK, from the coding sequence ATGAGCGCCACGTCTCGTCATCGCAGCAAAATCAAAGCTCTGCTGTTGCTCGGAGCGTCTCTGCCTGCCCTCTTCTTCCTTCAAGTAAATACATGGGCAGGTACATCCCAGTCGGATTCAGAAGAAACACAATCTGCCATCAGCCTGAGCGCCGAGGAACGACAGGCTGTGGAAAAAAGAGAGGTCATTGTCCGGGAACAGCCCACTCAGGGTAAACCGGGCAAGGCCTTTGAGGCCGTGGCTATCATCAAGGCAAAGCCAGAGCTTATCCGGGATATGGTGCAGGACTATGCGAGCTATCCTGAGTTTATGCCCAATGTCAGTCGGATTGAGATTCTTGAGCAGGATGAACACACAGCGCTGATCAATCAATACCTTGCCCTGCCCCTGGGTAAGAGCAAAAAATACCGGATCAGGCTGGAATCCTCAGAGCCGGATGCGCATACCATCCTGATTCAATGGCAGCTCCAGCCCTGGCCGGAGCTGAAACCGGAAGAGACCATCCAGGATACCAGTGGCTTCTGGCGCATTGAGGAGCTGGATGCAGGGCGTTCCCTGGTGCTCTACCATGTCTCCACCGATCCGGGAAAGATCCCCTTTGGTCTAGGCTGGATTGTTGATTATCTCAGCAAGGACTCAGTGCCTGAGATCCTGACCAAGACCAGGGAACGGGCCGAGAAAAAGGCCAGTGCGCTGCTGAAGGGGCAGGAGAAGTAA
- the fabL gene encoding enoyl-[acyl-carrier-protein] reductase FabL: MFHLQGKTALITGGSRGIGRAIAVRLAEHGVNIVVNYVRHRRDAEETVAAIEKYGVGCLAIKANVAKEEDVQRMFEEIQSTYKSMDILVSNAASGVLKPAMELTQRHWDWAMDINARALLTLTQHAVPMMQNGGRILGVSSLGAVRAVPNYTVVGASKAALESLVRHLAVELGPKDITVNTISAGVVDTDALKKFPNRDDIIGTSLERTPLGRLTTPEDVADLALFLCSDGASMIHGQAVVVDGGYAIQG, encoded by the coding sequence ATGTTTCACTTGCAGGGAAAAACCGCTCTCATCACTGGAGGATCCCGGGGTATTGGGCGGGCGATCGCTGTACGCCTGGCAGAGCACGGAGTCAATATCGTTGTTAACTATGTTCGGCACCGTCGTGATGCGGAAGAAACCGTTGCTGCTATTGAAAAATACGGGGTCGGCTGTCTGGCGATCAAAGCCAATGTCGCCAAGGAAGAGGACGTGCAACGCATGTTCGAGGAAATCCAAAGCACCTATAAGAGCATGGACATCCTGGTTTCCAATGCAGCCTCCGGTGTCCTCAAACCGGCTATGGAGCTGACCCAGCGACATTGGGACTGGGCAATGGACATCAATGCCCGTGCCCTCCTGACCTTGACCCAGCATGCCGTACCGATGATGCAAAACGGCGGCAGGATTCTTGGTGTATCCAGCCTGGGCGCAGTGCGGGCAGTGCCTAATTATACCGTGGTCGGTGCCTCCAAGGCGGCCCTGGAATCCCTGGTTCGCCATCTTGCCGTGGAACTGGGCCCCAAGGATATTACCGTAAATACCATCAGTGCCGGTGTTGTTGATACCGATGCCCTGAAAAAATTCCCGAATCGGGACGATATCATTGGTACCTCCCTTGAGCGAACCCCGCTTGGTCGTCTGACCACCCCGGAAGATGTGGCTGATCTGGCCCTCTTCTTATGCAGCGATGGAGCCTCCATGATCCACGGTCAGGCCGTGGTCGTTGATGGTGGCTATGCTATCCAGGGATAA
- a CDS encoding DUF362 domain-containing protein, giving the protein MKNTIKNKLTPVSLTSCSSYDPQELRQALDLLLTHIELPVTPHGAEVLLKPNLISTKSGPLSCTEGALILVIARWFLDQGARVSIGDSPAFGTATAVLRNLKLLDELVHLGVTIRSFKQGVSVDLPEVGPAILARAALESDLLVNIPRVKAHVQARLTLAVKNYFGCVVGLRKAWWHMEHGGEQSHKPGGFFDRLIRIQAAFPASINIIDGILAMHQSGPVDGAPYPLSMLAASTNAVAVDRALHTILQVDPQTSPVMAACQQAGLQGASLSQLIFPLTTPEELQVDDFQAPASLNPVRFNPFRFLKSSVRRLFMSKDKLLDKSGRKYI; this is encoded by the coding sequence GTGAAAAATACAATAAAAAATAAGCTTACTCCGGTCAGCCTTACATCCTGCTCCAGCTATGACCCGCAGGAACTCCGGCAAGCCCTTGATCTCCTTCTTACGCACATTGAGCTTCCAGTCACACCTCATGGCGCTGAAGTACTGCTCAAACCAAATCTTATCAGCACCAAAAGTGGCCCTCTTTCCTGCACAGAAGGTGCGTTGATCCTGGTTATTGCCCGTTGGTTCCTTGATCAGGGAGCCCGAGTCAGCATTGGCGATTCACCTGCCTTTGGCACGGCTACTGCGGTTCTCAGGAATCTCAAGCTCCTTGATGAACTGGTTCACTTGGGAGTGACTATCCGTTCCTTTAAGCAGGGTGTATCTGTTGATCTCCCGGAAGTTGGTCCGGCAATTCTGGCCCGTGCTGCCCTGGAGAGCGATCTATTGGTCAATATCCCCAGGGTCAAGGCCCATGTTCAGGCCCGCCTGACCCTGGCAGTAAAAAATTACTTCGGTTGTGTGGTGGGATTGCGCAAGGCCTGGTGGCACATGGAGCATGGTGGCGAGCAAAGCCATAAGCCCGGTGGTTTCTTTGACCGCCTGATTCGGATCCAGGCTGCTTTCCCTGCCTCCATTAATATTATTGACGGCATTCTTGCCATGCACCAAAGCGGTCCTGTGGATGGTGCCCCCTACCCTCTGTCCATGCTTGCAGCCTCCACCAATGCGGTAGCAGTTGACCGGGCCCTTCATACCATCCTACAGGTGGATCCCCAGACCAGCCCGGTCATGGCAGCCTGTCAGCAGGCTGGTCTGCAAGGTGCCTCTCTGTCCCAGCTCATTTTTCCCTTAACCACACCGGAGGAGCTTCAGGTCGATGACTTTCAGGCCCCTGCTAGCTTAAATCCGGTTCGTTTCAACCCCTTCCGCTTTCTTAAAAGCAGTGTACGCAGGCTTTTTATGAGCAAGGACAAGTTATTAGATAAAAGCGGTCGCAAGTACATATAA
- a CDS encoding heavy metal-associated domain-containing protein gives MTDQASYTLKVDGMSCKHCEAAVTEAAQSVAGVTAANVDLETGSVTVQGGEPEAVIQAITEAGYTASMA, from the coding sequence ATGACTGATCAAGCATCCTATACCCTCAAGGTAGACGGCATGAGCTGTAAGCATTGCGAAGCCGCTGTCACCGAGGCGGCCCAGTCCGTTGCTGGCGTAACAGCAGCCAACGTTGACCTGGAAACTGGCAGCGTCACCGTGCAAGGTGGTGAACCGGAGGCAGTCATCCAGGCCATTACCGAAGCAGGCTACACCGCCAGCATGGCCTAA
- a CDS encoding type II toxin-antitoxin system VapB family antitoxin: MRTNIVVDDSLMEEAMRLSAIKTKKGVIDQALRLLVQVKRQEAVRQLKGRLHWEGDLEKMRLDR, translated from the coding sequence ATGAGAACCAATATTGTTGTTGATGATAGCCTTATGGAGGAAGCAATGCGGTTAAGCGCTATCAAAACCAAAAAAGGTGTTATAGACCAGGCGTTACGATTGCTGGTGCAGGTCAAAAGACAGGAAGCTGTTCGACAGCTGAAGGGCAGACTGCATTGGGAGGGCGATCTGGAGAAAATGAGGTTGGACCGATGA
- a CDS encoding DUF1566 domain-containing protein: MLSQLKLNKTTVVTIDWDMTPDLAFCTFSAKGLREELINTTERSCYFFIDNWGDEPKLCLMERGVRYVHILAEITAPKEIVHACLIRQGTKPSTRGNSPIDDTLKEWLLAEVVEREDSPYLLLTIAPQPEAEDMGEPLPSAESSGFTGEKIILPSEPRAVTEEQVELLIRDGNFYDVRLNPQGNFANALTDSEDELTVLDQGTGLLWQRAGIDLCSIRTMKTRIEELNSAGFAGFHDWRMPSPEEAMSLMEPTANAKGMHLHPCFSKEQPFIFTNARRTPTGYWFVDYAQGRIYWSSGTVPGGFCRLCRAQ; the protein is encoded by the coding sequence ATGTTAAGCCAATTAAAGCTGAATAAAACAACAGTGGTAACCATTGACTGGGATATGACTCCAGACCTTGCCTTCTGCACCTTTTCCGCCAAAGGTCTGCGGGAGGAGCTGATCAATACCACGGAGCGAAGCTGCTATTTCTTTATTGATAACTGGGGCGATGAACCGAAGCTCTGCCTGATGGAGCGCGGGGTCAGGTATGTGCATATCCTGGCAGAGATCACAGCGCCCAAGGAGATCGTGCATGCTTGTCTTATCCGGCAGGGAACCAAGCCCTCCACCAGGGGGAATTCCCCGATTGATGACACCCTCAAGGAGTGGCTGCTGGCCGAGGTCGTAGAGCGAGAAGACAGCCCGTATCTCCTGCTGACGATTGCGCCGCAGCCGGAAGCGGAAGATATGGGCGAACCGCTCCCATCTGCGGAAAGCAGCGGCTTCACCGGTGAAAAAATCATCCTGCCGTCGGAACCGCGCGCCGTGACGGAAGAACAGGTCGAGTTGCTTATCAGAGACGGGAATTTTTACGATGTTCGGCTCAATCCCCAGGGCAACTTTGCCAATGCCTTGACCGACAGCGAAGACGAGCTTACAGTCCTTGACCAAGGCACCGGCCTGCTTTGGCAGCGGGCCGGGATTGATCTCTGCTCAATCCGTACCATGAAGACGAGAATTGAGGAACTGAACAGCGCAGGTTTTGCCGGTTTCCACGATTGGCGCATGCCCTCCCCGGAAGAGGCTATGTCCCTGATGGAACCGACAGCCAATGCAAAGGGAATGCATCTGCATCCCTGTTTCTCCAAGGAACAGCCCTTTATCTTTACCAATGCCCGCCGCACCCCCACTGGCTATTGGTTTGTCGATTATGCCCAGGGTAGGATCTATTGGTCTTCCGGTACCGTACCCGGAGGATTTTGTAGACTATGCAGGGCACAGTAA
- a CDS encoding glycoside hydrolase family 16 protein: MLQLRTFLLLQILAFLPATASAELLLDLPPILAGALKNSGTCTPVSNPFSFSGLQWTVRSGSGGPGPNNWAAENVCIDENGWLHLNITEDNGTWSSAEIQTVDSLGFGTYQFWIIGQTDTLDPNVTLGLFNYGTEDCIQEIDIELGALGSNSPVVPLHYSVYPNTEQATCPASCSASSGNCEACETGKYYCTTGGNYTLSGSYSTHRFTWQSTGIRFQSLHGHQDDDSNSFADWTYAASSSPIDVIPQSPLPVHINYWLFQGATPTDGKTPQEIIIRQFSYTPEP, encoded by the coding sequence ATGTTGCAACTCCGTACTTTCCTACTCCTCCAAATCCTCGCCTTCCTCCCAGCAACCGCTTCTGCTGAACTGCTGCTTGATCTGCCGCCCATTCTGGCAGGAGCATTAAAGAACTCCGGTACCTGCACGCCGGTGAGCAACCCGTTCTCCTTTTCCGGCCTGCAATGGACAGTACGCTCAGGCAGCGGTGGTCCCGGCCCTAATAATTGGGCAGCAGAAAATGTCTGCATAGATGAAAACGGTTGGTTGCATTTGAATATTACAGAGGATAATGGAACATGGTCATCTGCGGAGATACAGACCGTGGACAGCCTGGGCTTTGGCACCTATCAATTCTGGATCATCGGCCAAACCGATACCCTTGATCCCAATGTCACCCTGGGTCTGTTCAACTACGGCACAGAGGATTGCATCCAGGAAATCGACATAGAACTGGGTGCCTTGGGCAGCAATAGCCCTGTTGTTCCGCTCCATTACTCTGTCTACCCGAACACTGAGCAGGCCACCTGCCCTGCTTCCTGCTCTGCAAGCAGCGGCAACTGTGAAGCCTGCGAAACAGGTAAATACTATTGCACCACCGGAGGTAACTATACCCTCTCCGGCAGCTACTCAACCCATCGCTTTACCTGGCAGAGTACAGGCATCCGCTTTCAGAGCCTGCACGGGCACCAGGATGATGACAGCAATTCCTTTGCCGACTGGACCTATGCCGCTAGTAGCTCCCCAATAGATGTCATCCCGCAGAGCCCCTTGCCGGTACATATCAACTACTGGCTCTTTCAGGGTGCTACCCCGACTGACGGCAAAACCCCGCAGGAGATCATTATCAGGCAGTTCAGTTACACACCGGAGCCATAA
- a CDS encoding nucleotidyltransferase domain-containing protein, translated as MNDERLSRNISTVILQHYPTVQAIYLFGSMANGEEWPDSDADLGLLLPIAEAKKKVSLLLSPCAFELAELLGRDVDLLNLRQASTVIQHQVVSYGKLLYVGDEYAQGEFEMYTLSLYQKLNEERAAILEDFYRTKRAYRV; from the coding sequence ATGAACGATGAAAGACTGAGCAGAAATATTAGCACTGTTATCTTGCAGCATTACCCGACAGTGCAGGCGATCTACCTGTTCGGTTCGATGGCAAATGGAGAGGAATGGCCGGACAGCGATGCGGATCTCGGCCTCTTGCTCCCTATCGCGGAGGCGAAGAAAAAGGTCTCCCTGCTGCTCTCGCCCTGTGCCTTTGAACTTGCTGAACTGCTCGGACGGGACGTGGACCTCCTCAACCTGCGCCAAGCCTCCACCGTGATACAGCATCAGGTAGTGAGCTATGGCAAACTGCTCTATGTGGGAGATGAATATGCCCAAGGGGAGTTTGAGATGTATACGCTTTCCTTGTATCAAAAACTTAATGAGGAGCGGGCAGCCATTTTAGAGGATTTCTATCGGACCAAGAGGGCCTATCGGGTATGA
- a CDS encoding CDP-alcohol phosphatidyltransferase family protein — MEQFGGDKKVGRSLLTGPETWLKNWAIPKISPEIQTYHLTLTTLLWSFINILVAFEAKEHIGLLWLVSLMILFQYLTDLFDGELGRQRDTGLIKWGFYMDHFLDYIFLCSLVFVGYMISPEGLEIWYFALLVILGGFMVNSFLAFGATNEFQIYHYGVGPTEMRVVFILINIYIIYCGTSSFNILLPITVILCLIGLIVNTLEVHRKLWRHDMQVKAMRKEQVK, encoded by the coding sequence ATGGAACAATTCGGAGGTGACAAGAAAGTCGGTCGTTCCCTTTTGACCGGCCCGGAAACCTGGCTAAAAAACTGGGCGATCCCCAAGATCTCGCCTGAAATCCAAACCTACCATCTTACCCTTACCACCCTGCTCTGGAGCTTCATCAACATCCTTGTCGCCTTTGAAGCAAAAGAGCATATCGGCCTGCTCTGGCTGGTCTCCTTAATGATCCTGTTCCAGTACCTGACCGACCTGTTCGACGGCGAACTCGGTCGCCAGCGAGATACCGGCCTGATCAAATGGGGCTTTTACATGGACCATTTCCTGGACTACATCTTTCTCTGCTCCCTGGTCTTTGTCGGCTATATGATCTCCCCAGAGGGACTGGAGATCTGGTATTTTGCCCTGTTGGTTATCCTGGGCGGTTTCATGGTCAACTCCTTCCTGGCCTTTGGCGCCACCAATGAATTTCAGATCTATCATTACGGCGTCGGCCCCACCGAGATGCGGGTTGTCTTTATCCTGATCAATATCTATATCATTTATTGTGGCACCAGCTCCTTTAATATCCTTCTGCCCATCACCGTGATTCTCTGTTTGATCGGCCTGATAGTGAACACATTAGAGGTACACAGAAAGTTATGGCGGCATGATATGCAGGTGAAAGCGATGCGTAAGGAGCAGGTCAAATGA
- a CDS encoding NADH-ubiquinone oxidoreductase-F iron-sulfur binding region domain-containing protein encodes MSEHIAALSNIAAKYDNDPNRLLDILIDVQTQERCVTDDAARQLAREVGLSWADIHQTVSFYHLLSETPRGEYTIYLNNGPVAIMQGYEEVAAAFSEAAGCPINSVTEDGRIGIFATADMGMGDQEVAALINKVVFTCLTPEKARALVKDMQEGLSVQDMATKYGEYGDGNNSLPSIGSMVRNNIQKAGPVCFGPYEFGVALRKCVTLSPEEVLAKIKASKLRGRGGAGFPTGMKWELCAKAPGPERCVVANADEGEPGTFKDRVLLTERAELFFEGMAVCAYAVGASTGALYLRGEYTYLREYLEQVLDQMRADNLLGKDIAGKAGFDFDIRVQLGAGSYVCGEESALLESAEGKRGEPRNRPPFPAQSGYRAMPTVIDNVETLASAAQIIDKGAAWFSRMGTEESTGTKVLSISGDCDRPGIYEVEFGITLGELLDMAGAQNPQAVQVGGPSGRCLNAAEKDTPISFEGCPSAGAFLIIGTERDLLEIIDNFMAFFTDESCGSCSSCRAGTWMLRNTLRRIRQGQGTREDLTSMRQLSAVMQKTTKCGLGHTAPHPILNTMDNFPHLYEALIPERSDIRVFDLDASIKAANAAVGRTPVPEEKEEEQL; translated from the coding sequence ATGTCCGAACACATTGCCGCTCTTTCAAATATTGCTGCAAAGTATGATAATGACCCGAACCGACTGCTCGATATACTCATTGATGTGCAGACTCAGGAGCGTTGCGTCACTGATGATGCGGCCCGGCAACTGGCCCGGGAAGTGGGCCTGTCCTGGGCTGATATCCACCAAACTGTTTCCTTTTACCATTTGCTTTCCGAGACACCGCGCGGGGAATACACCATCTACCTCAATAACGGCCCAGTTGCCATCATGCAAGGCTATGAAGAGGTTGCTGCCGCCTTCAGCGAGGCCGCAGGCTGTCCCATTAATTCAGTGACAGAGGATGGCCGTATAGGCATCTTTGCCACAGCAGATATGGGCATGGGGGATCAGGAGGTTGCCGCTCTGATCAATAAGGTCGTGTTTACCTGCCTGACCCCGGAAAAGGCCCGTGCCCTGGTCAAGGATATGCAGGAGGGCCTGTCTGTTCAGGATATGGCCACGAAATACGGAGAATACGGGGACGGGAACAACAGCCTCCCGTCAATTGGCTCGATGGTCCGCAATAATATCCAAAAGGCTGGCCCGGTCTGTTTTGGCCCCTACGAGTTTGGGGTTGCCCTGCGAAAATGCGTCACTCTCTCACCGGAAGAGGTGTTGGCAAAGATCAAGGCCTCGAAGTTACGGGGACGCGGCGGGGCAGGTTTTCCTACCGGCATGAAATGGGAACTCTGCGCCAAGGCTCCAGGGCCGGAACGCTGCGTGGTGGCCAATGCCGATGAAGGCGAGCCCGGCACATTTAAAGATCGAGTGCTGCTCACCGAACGGGCAGAACTCTTCTTTGAAGGCATGGCCGTCTGTGCCTATGCAGTGGGGGCCTCAACCGGTGCCCTGTATCTGCGCGGAGAATACACCTACCTGAGAGAGTATCTGGAACAGGTGCTGGACCAGATGCGGGCCGACAACCTGCTGGGCAAAGATATTGCCGGTAAGGCAGGTTTTGATTTTGACATCCGGGTGCAGCTGGGCGCAGGCTCTTATGTCTGCGGCGAAGAATCTGCCCTGCTGGAATCTGCTGAAGGCAAACGGGGCGAACCAAGAAATCGCCCTCCCTTCCCGGCCCAAAGCGGTTACCGGGCAATGCCCACAGTCATAGATAATGTGGAAACCCTTGCCTCTGCGGCCCAAATCATAGACAAGGGAGCTGCCTGGTTCAGTAGAATGGGCACTGAAGAGTCCACAGGCACCAAGGTTCTGTCTATTTCCGGTGACTGCGACCGACCCGGCATCTACGAGGTTGAATTCGGCATCACTCTAGGTGAGCTACTGGACATGGCTGGAGCGCAAAATCCACAGGCGGTCCAGGTGGGTGGTCCTTCGGGACGCTGTCTCAATGCTGCGGAAAAAGACACCCCTATCAGCTTTGAGGGCTGCCCCTCTGCCGGAGCTTTCCTGATCATCGGGACTGAGCGTGACCTGCTGGAGATCATTGATAATTTCATGGCTTTTTTCACGGATGAGTCCTGCGGTTCCTGTTCTTCCTGCCGGGCAGGCACCTGGATGCTACGTAATACCCTGCGCCGCATCAGGCAGGGGCAGGGCACACGGGAAGATCTCACATCCATGCGCCAACTGAGTGCAGTTATGCAAAAGACCACCAAATGCGGTTTGGGCCATACTGCGCCCCACCCCATCCTCAATACGATGGATAATTTTCCCCATCTCTATGAGGCCCTGATCCCTGAGCGGAGTGATATCCGGGTCTTTGACCTGGATGCGTCAATCAAGGCTGCCAATGCTGCGGTCGGCAGAACACCAGTGCCTGAGGAAAAAGAGGAGGAACAGTTATGA
- a CDS encoding PIN domain nuclease — protein MILVDSSVWINYFNGQATWQTEMLDQLLQQVPVYTGDLILTEVLQGFRKDSDYAKAKEVLSILPCKELGGYPVAVAAAQNYRALRKKGVTVRKTLDMIIGTFCIVNTLSLLHDDRDFEPMVTHVGLRAVSPAVLH, from the coding sequence ATGATTCTGGTCGATTCCTCAGTGTGGATAAACTATTTCAACGGTCAGGCAACATGGCAGACGGAAATGCTGGATCAGCTCTTGCAGCAGGTTCCGGTATATACAGGTGACTTGATTCTGACCGAGGTGCTGCAGGGATTTCGGAAAGACAGTGACTATGCAAAGGCAAAAGAAGTACTGAGCATACTTCCCTGCAAAGAACTGGGAGGCTATCCTGTTGCTGTCGCGGCTGCCCAGAACTACAGAGCGTTACGGAAAAAAGGCGTTACTGTTCGGAAGACTCTTGATATGATTATCGGGACATTCTGTATAGTAAACACGCTCTCTTTGCTGCATGATGATAGGGATTTTGAACCTATGGTTACTCATGTGGGGCTTAGGGCGGTTTCCCCGGCGGTTTTGCATTGA
- a CDS encoding 2Fe-2S iron-sulfur cluster-binding protein encodes MSETIETSSEIITLTIDGQEIQAAAGQTILQAAQKNGIYIPTLCALHATKENGLESDIAPGTCRICTVKVNGRTMAACTTPVAQGFVVENDTEELNDLRKTIVELLFVEGNHFCPSCEKSGSCDLQALAYRYQMLSPRFRYAFSSREVNAESPKLLFDRNRCILCRRCVLAIRTEDGKQLFGFTKRGDKSGIIMDEELVKNISEEQAQQAMHICPVGAIIRKEKGFDTPFGQRKYDQNPIGSETVCTTCNGEKS; translated from the coding sequence ATGAGTGAAACGATTGAAACATCGAGTGAGATAATCACCCTGACCATTGACGGACAGGAAATCCAGGCAGCGGCAGGACAGACCATCCTCCAAGCTGCCCAGAAAAACGGGATCTACATCCCCACCCTCTGCGCCCTGCATGCCACCAAGGAAAACGGGCTGGAATCGGATATTGCTCCAGGTACCTGCCGTATCTGTACGGTCAAGGTCAACGGCCGCACCATGGCTGCCTGCACCACCCCGGTTGCCCAGGGCTTTGTTGTGGAAAATGATACTGAGGAACTCAACGATCTGCGCAAGACCATAGTTGAGCTGCTCTTTGTTGAGGGCAATCATTTCTGCCCCTCCTGCGAGAAAAGCGGCTCCTGCGATCTCCAGGCCCTGGCCTATCGTTATCAGATGCTCTCGCCCCGATTTCGCTATGCCTTTAGCTCCCGTGAGGTCAATGCCGAATCGCCCAAGCTCCTTTTTGACCGCAACCGCTGTATCCTCTGCCGCCGCTGCGTCCTGGCTATCAGGACCGAGGACGGAAAACAGCTCTTCGGCTTTACCAAGCGAGGCGATAAAAGCGGGATTATCATGGATGAAGAGCTGGTTAAAAACATCTCGGAAGAGCAGGCCCAACAGGCCATGCACATCTGTCCGGTAGGAGCGATCATCCGTAAAGAAAAGGGCTTTGACACCCCTTTTGGTCAGCGGAAATACGATCAA
- a CDS encoding DUF86 domain-containing protein produces MNDVIINKVQSIQRCVFRAREEYGFNPKGFAEDYSRQDAAILHVIRGCEQAIDLANHLVRQLKLGIPTSSRDSFQRLGEQGVIGRDLAESLGRMAHFRNFAVHQYEKINIDIVAEVITKKLDDLVQFGDEVIDYCRLSEE; encoded by the coding sequence ATGAATGATGTCATTATCAATAAGGTGCAGTCCATTCAGCGCTGTGTGTTTCGGGCGCGGGAAGAATACGGTTTTAATCCAAAGGGATTTGCTGAGGATTACAGCCGTCAGGATGCAGCCATCCTTCATGTGATCCGGGGCTGTGAGCAGGCGATTGATCTTGCCAATCATCTGGTTCGGCAGCTCAAGCTGGGGATTCCGACAAGCAGTCGGGACAGTTTTCAGCGGCTTGGTGAGCAAGGTGTAATCGGCAGAGACTTGGCAGAATCCCTTGGCAGGATGGCCCATTTCCGTAATTTTGCTGTGCATCAGTACGAAAAGATCAATATCGATATAGTCGCAGAGGTGATCACTAAGAAGCTGGATGACTTGGTGCAATTCGGGGATGAGGTGATAGATTATTGCCGATTGTCGGAGGAATGA